Proteins from a single region of Scylla paramamosain isolate STU-SP2022 chromosome 13, ASM3559412v1, whole genome shotgun sequence:
- the LOC135106217 gene encoding tigger transposable element-derived protein 1-like: protein MPHLNFPINDPSRKRRALRLEQKGKMLDPLEQGRKIVDNASQFKVNKLTIRTIRNNKQKVRDNLKVASAASAKKHEFCHRKIHDEELSSDTDAAQQYPACLKEMMENGGYTKDQVFIVDETALYWKWMQKKPIRTSLQANKNASMTPTVMLDWQDNMFVPEILDFCRKRIMDFKCLLLLDNVPGHVSLLVDCHPNIKIEFLPSHTTSLIQLIAAVKANYYRRTFLSLHKATDISTEQFVNMADDEALAVADLVHHLREPYQATWRPGEGFH, encoded by the exons ATGCCACATTTGAACTTTCCAATCAACGACCCTAGTCGCAAGAGGAGAGCTTTGAGACTGGAGCAAAAGGGGAAAATGTTGGATCCCCTAGAACAGGGAAGAAAGATTGTAGACAATGCTTCCCAGTTTAAGGTGAATAAATTGACGATCAGGACAATcagaaacaacaaacaaaaggtGCGGGACAACCTGAAGGTGGCCAGTGCAGCAAGTGCCAAAAAG CATGAATTCTGCCACAGGAAGATCCATGATGAAGAGTTGAGCTCTGATACTGATGCAGCCCAACAGTATCCTGCCTGCTTGAAGGAGATGATGGAAAATGGGGGCTATACTAAGGACCAGGTGTTCATTGTAGATGAGACAGCATTGTACTGGAAGTGGATGCAGAAAA AGCCTATAAGAACATCTCTCCAGGCAAACAAGAATGCATCGATGACTCCTACAGTGATGTTGGATTGGCAAGACAATATGTTCGTGCCAGAAATCCTTGACTTTTGCAGGAAAAGAATCATGGATTTTAAGTGCCTCCTGTTGCTAGATAACGTCCCGGGACATGTAAGCTTATTGGTAGACTGCCACCCCAATATCAAGATAGAGTTCCTGCCATCCCACACCACCAGCCTCATCCAGCTGATAGCAGCTGTTAAGGCCAACTACTACAGGAGGACATTCCTGTCACTGCACAAAGCAACAGACATCTCTACAGAGCAGTTTGTCAATATGGCTGATGATGAAGCTCTGGCTGTGGCAG aTCTGGTGCACCATCTGAGGGAACCTTACCAAGCCACATGGAGGCCTGGGGAAGGATTTCACTGA